One stretch of Daphnia pulicaria isolate SC F1-1A chromosome 6, SC_F0-13Bv2, whole genome shotgun sequence DNA includes these proteins:
- the LOC124344593 gene encoding serine/arginine repetitive matrix protein 1-like isoform X1 has translation MGRLKCFLLLAVATAALVKADDGWKRLLELNTAQESRSAQWARSSNGAGGNRVPFVPEDIAMPPPWLLPNQQPQVAFPVAQAQVRSFFDEEVVDWPPRSPKLASGRSQHPPEPSSRQQPPPPPIHTTLQPPRRQWTDSPIRPVQHVWLDGDRQQSTSQRPQTATKKATSIKLRDLAAPVTQQVVDLIKLPAPVEPEEPYQTAPANEPKPEQNRRQNKQQQQPTANRKSVMSSYDSSEYDYDDVSSSGHQEKRIINAKSDHYDELDSRDQGFYDESPSLTEVDATMSVGGGQEDFYAQTAPPPQRRQQTVVQPFQAPESRRQPPQLQPTSVEEADVEQHQAFDYSKTIFRTPVNPGQNGRQQQQQHAFPALHETAQQRENLGRPSTYGDEPLETERQQQQEPAKAKQGQQQQTAVRRPAQQQQRQQQQPSERNSSPAEMAVFEAERPSFHSPNLQASPPNQQQRQFEVGQQHHHQRQQVPAQQQQQQQQQQVGDWPPPRHPAGDLNRKNKPRINPAHHPEEQQQQQSTDNFGNVPRYKPKNPAVQPVQSQQYQEEREDPDLQPPYHHQPPPYRPEEIGLNYDQPEEPERPQEHHRPQEHHKPIYDYQDGQQSHGPKNQRIRRPPPTEVRPAPEFDPAPQSNPWLQHNTKQQPEENAYDPYGQQPNDPYREPEHPVQPYEQEAAQEPHHQPQEHQTEGPLPLAPAPGRRPASGRPSFQSGERFNGAAQHDEKENNNNNDGDFDSPGPFKAPPPQRPHHPQSNNRQRPHRPPPTHQRPKDASLVTQGLNTLKTLVGLQTSQQQRQQRPHHSFNRPGGPRRRPPQHQPGNNFDNNGGEIGRQDQDVSEEFGSSDLNNFPVQARHNVQPNIDEPMEHRGIPDDDIQDIVPPSVSTTETIPPPTRVTAPSTRPSTRPPTEAPELPVPVSSTAAPEETKSTLFPPFNKRVRPQPPSPAQTENKANAGKDSPAGQLRITSYKQRIEAMKERAKLREQLAQSKKDTEGTVEQAPEPVSPVSVSSTSTTTVRPSTTRPKIPPRMPVRRPVTAGPPSSTSSTTTESVPLMEKMDKVPESRESSNYDQYKRRFKPKPSFSRPSPKEEEPAASPSEEVASAKVADVREEEDPSSSRKNLFGKMPGSPFVRRRIQQKQQREEEERLLSEESSKGPAAVKKESVDKEEMPAVPAGPALRPNKRIRPGQFARTTTAAPIIEPSLDDEDEPASSVLASPEQWPPTSEPHTPVKPEISGGLTAAEEEEESPKIELVSIAPAPPANEESDNHQPQQHQPAEEPEEFPTHQQPPPFAFESSGQPYLDKPDVSSERMGTEEEQPEPIQVQEKPRHSFFTMATNDPILPIEELLNIRVRDNGKDM, from the exons ATGGGGAGGCTCAAGTGTTTCTTACTCTTAGCTG TAGCAACTGCGGCGCTGGTCAAAGCCGACGACGGCTGGAAGCGATTGTTGGAGCTCAACACGGCCCAGGAAAGCCGATCGGCCCAGTGGGCCAGGAGCAGCAACGGCGCTGGTGGCAATCGAGTGCCATTCGTTCCGGAAGACATCGCCATGCCACCTCCGTGGCTCCTGCCTAACCAGCAGCCGCAAGTGGCCTTCCCGGTGGCCCAGGCTCAGGTCAGAAGTTTCTTCGACGAAGAGGTCGTCGACTGGCCGCCCCGGTCGCCCAAATTAGCCTCGGGAAGGTCGCAACATCCGCCGGAGCCGTCGAGTCGCcaacagccgccgccgcctccgATCCACACGACTCTTCAGCCGCCTCGCCGGCAGTGGACCGATTCGCCCATCCGTCCCGTCCAGCACGTTTGGCTGGACGGCGATCGCCAGCAGTCGACGTCCCAACGACCCCAGACGGCCACCAAGAAAGCGACGTCGATTAAACTGCGAGATCTAGCGGCACCTGTCACCCAGCAGGTCGTCGATCTTATAAAACTGCCGGCCCCTGTCGAGCCGGAAGAGCCGTACCAAACGGCCCCGGCCAATGAGCCGAAGCCGGAGCAGAATCGCCGTCAGAataagcagcagcaacaaccaacGGCCAATCGAAAGTCCGTTATGAGCTCGTACGACTCGAGTGAATACGACTACGACGACGTTTCCAGCAGCGGCCATCAGGAGAAGCGGATCATCAACGCCAAAAGCGACCACTACGACGAACTGGACTCGAGAGATCAGGGCTTCTACGACGAATCGCCTTCACTGACCGAGGTGGACGCCACCATGTCTGTCGGTGGCGGCCAAGAAGATTTTTACGCCCAAACGGCCCCACCACCTCAGCGTCGCCAACAGACTGTCGTCCAGCCGTTCCAGGCGCCGGAATCGCGCCGTCAGCCACCGCAGTTGCAGCCCACCAGCGTGGAAGAGGCCGATGTTGAGCAGCACCAAGCGTTCGATTACAGCAAAACCATTTTCCGCACTCCAGTCAACCCGGGCCAGAACGGccggcaacaacagcaacagcacgcCTTTCCTGCTCTTCACGAGACGGCCCAGCAGAGGGAAAACTTGGGTCGGCCTTCGACTTATGGCGACGAGCCGCTAGAGACGgaacgacagcagcagcaggaaccggccaaagccaaacaagggcagcagcagcagacagcTGTTAGGaggccagcacagcagcagcaacggcagcagcagcagccatcagAGCGGAACTCATCGCCAGCAGAAATGGCCGTTTTCGAAGCCGAACGACCTAGTTTCCATTCGCCGAACCTGCAGGCCTCGCCGCccaaccagcagcagcgacaGTTTGAGGTCGGCCAACAACATCACCACCAGCGACAACAGGTgccggcccagcagcagcagcagcagcagcagcaacaagttGGCGATTGGCCACCACCACGCCATCCAGCGGGGGATTTGAATCGCAAAAACAAACCCAGAATTAATCCAGCCCACCACCCGgaagaacagcagcagcaacaatcgACGGACAATTTTGGCAACGTTCCAAGGTACAAACCGAAGAATCCGGCCGTCCAACCAGTCCAGTCACAACAGTACCAAGAGGAGCGCGAAGATCCTGATCTACAACCACCCTACCATCATCAACCGCCACCTTACCGTCCGGAAGAAATCGGATTGAACTACGATCAACCGGAAGAGCCGGAGAGACCGCAGGAGCACCACAGGCCACAAGAGCACCATAAACCCATCTATGATTACCAAGACGGCCAGCAATCCCATGGGCCGAAAAATCAGCGAATTCGTCGCCCGCCTCCCACTGAGGTTCGCCCAGCTCCGGAATTTGACCCGGCCCCTCAAAGCAATCCTTGGCTGCAGCACAATACTAAGCAGCAACCGGAAGAGAACGCTTACGATCCGTACGGCCAGCAGCCAAATGATCCCTACAGGGAGCCTGAACATCCAGTCCAGCCATACGAGCAGGAGGCGGCCCAAGAACCTCATCACCAACCGCAAGAGCATCAAACGGAAGGACCCCTGCCGCTTGCTCCGGCTCCGGGACGACGCCCGGCCAGCGGTCGCCCCTCGTTTCAGTCCGGCGAAAGGTTCAACGGAGCGGCCCAGCAcgatgaaaaggaaaataataacaataacgaCGGGGATTTCGACTCGCCTGGCCCATTCAAAGCGCCACCACCGCAGAGACCGCACCACCCGCAGTCTAATAACAGACAGCGACCTCATCGGCCGCCACCCACTCACCAGCGGCCCAAAGACGCCTCGCTTGTCACCCAGGGCCTCAACACCCTCAAG ACGCTGGTCGGACTCCAGACttcacagcagcagcgtcaGCAACGGCCGCATCATTCCTTCAACCGGCCCGGAGGACCCCGGAGGAGACCGCCCCAGCATCAGCCAGGAAATAATTTCGATAATAACGGAGGTGAAATCGGTCGACAGGATCAGGATGTCAGCGAAGAATTCGGTTCGTCcgatttgaataatttcccGGTTCAAGCCCGTCACAATGTCCAGCCGAATATCGACGAGCCGATGGAACACCGCGGCATTCCCGACGATGACATTCAGGATATCGTTCCGCCTTCCGTGTCGACTACCGAGACGATTCCGCCACCAACGAGGGTCACGGCCCCATCCACTCGTCCGTCAACTCGGCCGCCGACTGAAGCTCCGGAGCTACCCGTTCCGGTGTCCAGCACAGCGGCTCCGGAGGAGACCAAGAGCACTCTGTTCCCTCCGTTCAACAAGCGAGTCCGTCCTCAACCACCGTCTCCGGCCCAGACGGAAAACAAGGCCAATGCCGGGAAGGACAGTCCGGCCGGCCAATTGCGGATCACTTCCTACAAGCAGCGCATCGAAGCCATGAAAGAGCGGGCCAAGCTGAGAGAGCAACTGGCCCAGTCAAAGAAGGACACTGAAGGCACGGTTGAACAAGCGCCGGAACCGGTTAGTCCAGTCTCCGTGTCCAGCACTTCGACGACGACAGTTAGACCGTCGACAACGCGGCCGAAAATCCCACCCAGGATGCCGGTGAGGAGGCCAGTCACTGCCGGCCCACCTTCCTCGACCAGCAGCACCACAACGGAATCTGTTCCGTTGATGGAGAAAATGGACAAGGTGCCGGAATCCAGAGAATCCAGCAACTACGACCAGTACAAACGTCGTTTCAAACCGAAACCTTCGTTCAGCCGGCCGTCgcccaaagaagaagagccggCCGCTTCGCCCAGCGAAGAAGTCGCTTCTGCCAAAGTTGCTGACGTCCGTGAAGAGGAAGACCCGTCTTCCAGCCGGAAGAACCTCTTCGGCAAGATGCCCGGCAGTCCGTTCGTCAGGAGACGGATCCAGCAAAAGCAGCAACGAGAGGAAGAAGAGCGTCTGCTGTCTGAGGAGAGTTCCAAAGGTCCGGCAGCAGTCAAAAAGGAATCTGTCGACAAAGAAGAGATGCCCGCAGTGCCGGCCGGTCCGGCTCTTCGACCCAACAAGAGAATAAGGCCGGGCCAGTTCGCCCGCACCACAACGGCGGCGCCGATCATCGAACCGTCGCTGGACGACGAAGACGAGCCGGCCTCATCCGTCCTGGCGTCACCCGAACAATGGCCGCCAACATCCGAGCCGCACACTCCCGTCAAACCGGAAATATCCGGCGGATTGACAGCagccgaggaagaagaagaatcgccCAAGATCGAGCTGGTCAGCATCGCTCCCGCTCCGCCGGCCAACGAAGAGTCTGACAATCACCAGCCTCAGCAGCATCAACCGGCTGAAGAGCCGGAAGAATTCCCGACGCATCAGCAGCCGCCGCCATTCGCTTTCGAGTCATCCGGGCAGCCATACCTGGACAAGCCGGACGTGTCCAGCGAGCGGATGGGTACCGAAGAGGAACAACCGGAGCCGATCCAAGTGCAAGAAAAGCCAAGGCATTCGTTTTTCACGATGGCCACCAACGATCCCATTCTGCCCATCGAAGAATTACTCAACATCCGCGTGAGGGACAACGGCAAAGATATGTAA
- the LOC124344593 gene encoding serine/arginine repetitive matrix protein 1-like isoform X2 — protein MGRLKCFLLLAATAALVKADDGWKRLLELNTAQESRSAQWARSSNGAGGNRVPFVPEDIAMPPPWLLPNQQPQVAFPVAQAQVRSFFDEEVVDWPPRSPKLASGRSQHPPEPSSRQQPPPPPIHTTLQPPRRQWTDSPIRPVQHVWLDGDRQQSTSQRPQTATKKATSIKLRDLAAPVTQQVVDLIKLPAPVEPEEPYQTAPANEPKPEQNRRQNKQQQQPTANRKSVMSSYDSSEYDYDDVSSSGHQEKRIINAKSDHYDELDSRDQGFYDESPSLTEVDATMSVGGGQEDFYAQTAPPPQRRQQTVVQPFQAPESRRQPPQLQPTSVEEADVEQHQAFDYSKTIFRTPVNPGQNGRQQQQQHAFPALHETAQQRENLGRPSTYGDEPLETERQQQQEPAKAKQGQQQQTAVRRPAQQQQRQQQQPSERNSSPAEMAVFEAERPSFHSPNLQASPPNQQQRQFEVGQQHHHQRQQVPAQQQQQQQQQQVGDWPPPRHPAGDLNRKNKPRINPAHHPEEQQQQQSTDNFGNVPRYKPKNPAVQPVQSQQYQEEREDPDLQPPYHHQPPPYRPEEIGLNYDQPEEPERPQEHHRPQEHHKPIYDYQDGQQSHGPKNQRIRRPPPTEVRPAPEFDPAPQSNPWLQHNTKQQPEENAYDPYGQQPNDPYREPEHPVQPYEQEAAQEPHHQPQEHQTEGPLPLAPAPGRRPASGRPSFQSGERFNGAAQHDEKENNNNNDGDFDSPGPFKAPPPQRPHHPQSNNRQRPHRPPPTHQRPKDASLVTQGLNTLKTLVGLQTSQQQRQQRPHHSFNRPGGPRRRPPQHQPGNNFDNNGGEIGRQDQDVSEEFGSSDLNNFPVQARHNVQPNIDEPMEHRGIPDDDIQDIVPPSVSTTETIPPPTRVTAPSTRPSTRPPTEAPELPVPVSSTAAPEETKSTLFPPFNKRVRPQPPSPAQTENKANAGKDSPAGQLRITSYKQRIEAMKERAKLREQLAQSKKDTEGTVEQAPEPVSPVSVSSTSTTTVRPSTTRPKIPPRMPVRRPVTAGPPSSTSSTTTESVPLMEKMDKVPESRESSNYDQYKRRFKPKPSFSRPSPKEEEPAASPSEEVASAKVADVREEEDPSSSRKNLFGKMPGSPFVRRRIQQKQQREEEERLLSEESSKGPAAVKKESVDKEEMPAVPAGPALRPNKRIRPGQFARTTTAAPIIEPSLDDEDEPASSVLASPEQWPPTSEPHTPVKPEISGGLTAAEEEEESPKIELVSIAPAPPANEESDNHQPQQHQPAEEPEEFPTHQQPPPFAFESSGQPYLDKPDVSSERMGTEEEQPEPIQVQEKPRHSFFTMATNDPILPIEELLNIRVRDNGKDM, from the exons ATGGGGAGGCTCAAGTGTTTCTTACTCTTAGCTG CAACTGCGGCGCTGGTCAAAGCCGACGACGGCTGGAAGCGATTGTTGGAGCTCAACACGGCCCAGGAAAGCCGATCGGCCCAGTGGGCCAGGAGCAGCAACGGCGCTGGTGGCAATCGAGTGCCATTCGTTCCGGAAGACATCGCCATGCCACCTCCGTGGCTCCTGCCTAACCAGCAGCCGCAAGTGGCCTTCCCGGTGGCCCAGGCTCAGGTCAGAAGTTTCTTCGACGAAGAGGTCGTCGACTGGCCGCCCCGGTCGCCCAAATTAGCCTCGGGAAGGTCGCAACATCCGCCGGAGCCGTCGAGTCGCcaacagccgccgccgcctccgATCCACACGACTCTTCAGCCGCCTCGCCGGCAGTGGACCGATTCGCCCATCCGTCCCGTCCAGCACGTTTGGCTGGACGGCGATCGCCAGCAGTCGACGTCCCAACGACCCCAGACGGCCACCAAGAAAGCGACGTCGATTAAACTGCGAGATCTAGCGGCACCTGTCACCCAGCAGGTCGTCGATCTTATAAAACTGCCGGCCCCTGTCGAGCCGGAAGAGCCGTACCAAACGGCCCCGGCCAATGAGCCGAAGCCGGAGCAGAATCGCCGTCAGAataagcagcagcaacaaccaacGGCCAATCGAAAGTCCGTTATGAGCTCGTACGACTCGAGTGAATACGACTACGACGACGTTTCCAGCAGCGGCCATCAGGAGAAGCGGATCATCAACGCCAAAAGCGACCACTACGACGAACTGGACTCGAGAGATCAGGGCTTCTACGACGAATCGCCTTCACTGACCGAGGTGGACGCCACCATGTCTGTCGGTGGCGGCCAAGAAGATTTTTACGCCCAAACGGCCCCACCACCTCAGCGTCGCCAACAGACTGTCGTCCAGCCGTTCCAGGCGCCGGAATCGCGCCGTCAGCCACCGCAGTTGCAGCCCACCAGCGTGGAAGAGGCCGATGTTGAGCAGCACCAAGCGTTCGATTACAGCAAAACCATTTTCCGCACTCCAGTCAACCCGGGCCAGAACGGccggcaacaacagcaacagcacgcCTTTCCTGCTCTTCACGAGACGGCCCAGCAGAGGGAAAACTTGGGTCGGCCTTCGACTTATGGCGACGAGCCGCTAGAGACGgaacgacagcagcagcaggaaccggccaaagccaaacaagggcagcagcagcagacagcTGTTAGGaggccagcacagcagcagcaacggcagcagcagcagccatcagAGCGGAACTCATCGCCAGCAGAAATGGCCGTTTTCGAAGCCGAACGACCTAGTTTCCATTCGCCGAACCTGCAGGCCTCGCCGCccaaccagcagcagcgacaGTTTGAGGTCGGCCAACAACATCACCACCAGCGACAACAGGTgccggcccagcagcagcagcagcagcagcagcaacaagttGGCGATTGGCCACCACCACGCCATCCAGCGGGGGATTTGAATCGCAAAAACAAACCCAGAATTAATCCAGCCCACCACCCGgaagaacagcagcagcaacaatcgACGGACAATTTTGGCAACGTTCCAAGGTACAAACCGAAGAATCCGGCCGTCCAACCAGTCCAGTCACAACAGTACCAAGAGGAGCGCGAAGATCCTGATCTACAACCACCCTACCATCATCAACCGCCACCTTACCGTCCGGAAGAAATCGGATTGAACTACGATCAACCGGAAGAGCCGGAGAGACCGCAGGAGCACCACAGGCCACAAGAGCACCATAAACCCATCTATGATTACCAAGACGGCCAGCAATCCCATGGGCCGAAAAATCAGCGAATTCGTCGCCCGCCTCCCACTGAGGTTCGCCCAGCTCCGGAATTTGACCCGGCCCCTCAAAGCAATCCTTGGCTGCAGCACAATACTAAGCAGCAACCGGAAGAGAACGCTTACGATCCGTACGGCCAGCAGCCAAATGATCCCTACAGGGAGCCTGAACATCCAGTCCAGCCATACGAGCAGGAGGCGGCCCAAGAACCTCATCACCAACCGCAAGAGCATCAAACGGAAGGACCCCTGCCGCTTGCTCCGGCTCCGGGACGACGCCCGGCCAGCGGTCGCCCCTCGTTTCAGTCCGGCGAAAGGTTCAACGGAGCGGCCCAGCAcgatgaaaaggaaaataataacaataacgaCGGGGATTTCGACTCGCCTGGCCCATTCAAAGCGCCACCACCGCAGAGACCGCACCACCCGCAGTCTAATAACAGACAGCGACCTCATCGGCCGCCACCCACTCACCAGCGGCCCAAAGACGCCTCGCTTGTCACCCAGGGCCTCAACACCCTCAAG ACGCTGGTCGGACTCCAGACttcacagcagcagcgtcaGCAACGGCCGCATCATTCCTTCAACCGGCCCGGAGGACCCCGGAGGAGACCGCCCCAGCATCAGCCAGGAAATAATTTCGATAATAACGGAGGTGAAATCGGTCGACAGGATCAGGATGTCAGCGAAGAATTCGGTTCGTCcgatttgaataatttcccGGTTCAAGCCCGTCACAATGTCCAGCCGAATATCGACGAGCCGATGGAACACCGCGGCATTCCCGACGATGACATTCAGGATATCGTTCCGCCTTCCGTGTCGACTACCGAGACGATTCCGCCACCAACGAGGGTCACGGCCCCATCCACTCGTCCGTCAACTCGGCCGCCGACTGAAGCTCCGGAGCTACCCGTTCCGGTGTCCAGCACAGCGGCTCCGGAGGAGACCAAGAGCACTCTGTTCCCTCCGTTCAACAAGCGAGTCCGTCCTCAACCACCGTCTCCGGCCCAGACGGAAAACAAGGCCAATGCCGGGAAGGACAGTCCGGCCGGCCAATTGCGGATCACTTCCTACAAGCAGCGCATCGAAGCCATGAAAGAGCGGGCCAAGCTGAGAGAGCAACTGGCCCAGTCAAAGAAGGACACTGAAGGCACGGTTGAACAAGCGCCGGAACCGGTTAGTCCAGTCTCCGTGTCCAGCACTTCGACGACGACAGTTAGACCGTCGACAACGCGGCCGAAAATCCCACCCAGGATGCCGGTGAGGAGGCCAGTCACTGCCGGCCCACCTTCCTCGACCAGCAGCACCACAACGGAATCTGTTCCGTTGATGGAGAAAATGGACAAGGTGCCGGAATCCAGAGAATCCAGCAACTACGACCAGTACAAACGTCGTTTCAAACCGAAACCTTCGTTCAGCCGGCCGTCgcccaaagaagaagagccggCCGCTTCGCCCAGCGAAGAAGTCGCTTCTGCCAAAGTTGCTGACGTCCGTGAAGAGGAAGACCCGTCTTCCAGCCGGAAGAACCTCTTCGGCAAGATGCCCGGCAGTCCGTTCGTCAGGAGACGGATCCAGCAAAAGCAGCAACGAGAGGAAGAAGAGCGTCTGCTGTCTGAGGAGAGTTCCAAAGGTCCGGCAGCAGTCAAAAAGGAATCTGTCGACAAAGAAGAGATGCCCGCAGTGCCGGCCGGTCCGGCTCTTCGACCCAACAAGAGAATAAGGCCGGGCCAGTTCGCCCGCACCACAACGGCGGCGCCGATCATCGAACCGTCGCTGGACGACGAAGACGAGCCGGCCTCATCCGTCCTGGCGTCACCCGAACAATGGCCGCCAACATCCGAGCCGCACACTCCCGTCAAACCGGAAATATCCGGCGGATTGACAGCagccgaggaagaagaagaatcgccCAAGATCGAGCTGGTCAGCATCGCTCCCGCTCCGCCGGCCAACGAAGAGTCTGACAATCACCAGCCTCAGCAGCATCAACCGGCTGAAGAGCCGGAAGAATTCCCGACGCATCAGCAGCCGCCGCCATTCGCTTTCGAGTCATCCGGGCAGCCATACCTGGACAAGCCGGACGTGTCCAGCGAGCGGATGGGTACCGAAGAGGAACAACCGGAGCCGATCCAAGTGCAAGAAAAGCCAAGGCATTCGTTTTTCACGATGGCCACCAACGATCCCATTCTGCCCATCGAAGAATTACTCAACATCCGCGTGAGGGACAACGGCAAAGATATGTAA